One genomic segment of Acetonema longum DSM 6540 includes these proteins:
- the rpsM gene encoding 30S ribosomal protein S13, with protein MARIAGVDLPRDKRIEIALTYIYGLGLTLSKEILAKTGISPDTRVRDLTEEEVAKLREAIDKNYKVEGDLRREESLNIKRLIEIGSYRGKRHRAGLPVRGQKTKTNARTRKGPKRTVGVRRKK; from the coding sequence ATGGCACGTATAGCCGGGGTGGATTTACCACGCGACAAGCGGATCGAAATCGCATTGACATATATTTACGGTCTCGGTTTAACTCTATCTAAAGAAATCCTTGCGAAAACCGGAATCAGCCCTGATACCCGGGTTCGTGATTTGACCGAAGAAGAAGTCGCCAAACTGCGTGAGGCCATTGACAAGAACTACAAAGTGGAAGGCGACCTGAGACGGGAAGAATCCCTGAACATCAAGCGACTGATCGAAATCGGCAGTTATCGCGGCAAACGGCATCGGGCCGGATTGCCGGTGCGGGGACAGAAGACTAAAACCAATGCCCGTACCCGCAAAGGGCCGAAACGGACTGTTGGCGTGAGACGCAAAAAATAA
- the rpmJ gene encoding 50S ribosomal protein L36 → MKVRPSVKPICEKCKVIKRKGHVMVICENPKHKQKQG, encoded by the coding sequence ATGAAGGTTAGACCATCGGTTAAGCCTATATGCGAAAAATGCAAAGTAATTAAACGCAAGGGCCATGTCATGGTGATTTGTGAAAATCCAAAGCATAAACAAAAACAAGGGTAG
- the infA gene encoding translation initiation factor IF-1, which translates to MSKEDVVEVEGTVVEALPNAMFQVKLENGHIVLAHISGKMRMNFIRILPGDKVTVEITPYDLKRGRITYRFK; encoded by the coding sequence GTGTCCAAGGAAGATGTGGTAGAGGTAGAAGGCACGGTAGTCGAAGCGTTACCCAATGCCATGTTCCAGGTCAAATTGGAAAATGGACATATCGTGCTGGCGCATATCTCCGGTAAAATGCGTATGAATTTTATCCGGATTTTGCCGGGCGATAAAGTTACGGTGGAGATTACCCCTTATGACTTAAAACGAGGCCGGATTACGTATCGTTTTAAATAA